The Syngnathus typhle isolate RoL2023-S1 ecotype Sweden linkage group LG1, RoL_Styp_1.0, whole genome shotgun sequence genome includes a window with the following:
- the gpr101 gene encoding probable G-protein coupled receptor 101 — MPSSQAPALGPNVTEAPWDSGYDYPGGDPVWGSLANSILKIALISVIVCVSLFGNVVVLLVFQRKPQLLHVANRFVLNLLLADLLQTVLVMPFAIAATVPGVWPLDARLCQALVVLMHLFAFAGVNTIIVVSVDRYLAIIHPLSYPTRMTPHLGTNLIICTWVLSIVQSTPPLYGWGAIDFNHHHKMCSVVWSYSLSYSVVVATFSFWLPVLVMLGCYWMVFRAARRQNALVHPIQTRSYSQPCPQDFPGQTGSPPQQASSPDGPASAKAYPTRVRHRRFHYHCKAARVVFVIMASYILSMGPYSVLNTISMSARADVPTWLSSLALVLFFLQCCLHPYIYGYMHRSVRKEFLALLCGTFCKQGASSAAENCLTTAGEGRGGAHPHLPSLAARVFPLQTWEECTTSSSPTFERRSRDSRKETTTTSVSSDREPAVHREQST; from the coding sequence ATGCCGAGCTCTCAGGCACCCGCCCTTGGCCCCAATGTAACCGAGGCCCCCTGGGATTCGGGTTACGACTATCCCGGCGGAGATCCGGTCTGGGGCTCGTTGGCCAACAGCATACTCAAGATCGCGCTCATatctgtgatcgtgtgcgtgtCCTTGTTTGGGAATGTAGTGGTTCTGCTGGTTTTCCAGAGGAAGCCTCAACTCCTACACGTAGCCAACCGCTTCGTCCTCAACCTCCTGTTGGCCGATCTTCTCCAGACTGTGTTGGTCATGCCCTTTGCCATCGCGGCCACCGTGCCAGGGGTTTGGCCCCTGGATGCCCGACTGTGTCAGGCGCTGGTGGTGCTCATGCATCTCTTTGCGTTTGCTGGCGTCAACACTATCATTGTTGTCTCCGTGGACCGCTACCTGGCCATCATCCATCCTCTGTCCTACCCCACCCGGATGACACCTCATTTGGGCACCAACCTAATCATCTGCACCTGGGTGCTCAGCATCGTGCAGAGCACACCGCCGTTGTACGGCTGGGGCGCCATCGACTtcaaccaccatcacaagatGTGCTCGGTGGTGTGGTCCTACAGCCTGTCCTACTCGGTGGTTGTAGCCACCTTCTCCTTCTGGCTCCCTGTTCTCGTCATGCTCGGATGCTACTGGATGGTGTTCCGGGCTGCTCGGAGACAGAACGCCCTGGTGCACCCTATACAGACGCGATCCTATTCCCAGCCCTGCCCTCAGGACTTCCCAGGACAGACCGGCTCACCGCCCCAACAGGCCAGTTCACCTGACGGCCCTGCATCAGCCAAGGCGTACCCAACTCGTGTGAGGCACAGACGCTTCCACTACCACTGCAAGGCCGCGCGTGTCGTCTTTGTGATCATGGCGTCTTATATTCTCAGCATGGGCCCCTACAGCGTACTGAACACCATATCCATGAGCGCCAGAGCAGACGTACCCACCTGGCTGTCCTCTTTGGCCTTGGTGCTCTTCTTCCTCCAGTGCTGCCTGCACCCATACATTTATGGATACATGCACCGTAGCGTGAGGAAGGAATTCCTCGCCTTGCTCTGCGGGACGTTCTGCAAGCAGGGAGCGAGCTCGGCCGCTGAGAACTGCCTCACCACGGCGGGGGAGGGCCGCGGCGGGGCGCACCCTCACCTGCCCAGCCTGGCCGCCAGAGTCTTTCCACTGCAGACATGGGAGGAGTGTACCACGTCATCCTCGCCCACCTTTGAGAGAAGGTCAAGGGACAGCCGCAAGGAGACCACCACAACCAGCGTCAGCTCGGATCGGGAGCCCGCCGTCCACCGCGAGCAGAGTACTTAA